The Urbifossiella limnaea genome has a window encoding:
- a CDS encoding YicC/YloC family endoribonuclease has translation MLLSMTGYGEARGATAAAAVAVEVRAVNNRHLKVTVRGSDPYPLFEAEVEKVVRRHVRRGTLLVHVHANRRAKPTDAALNTDLLTAYLKQARTACDAAKLPELYAAQVFAAALTLPGVAPEPTRHGGLPDDEWPAVETALGEALTKLDAMRREEGKAMAAELLSLHGHVCEELGRVRSHLPAVTAEYRQRILERVRQGVADAGVAVSQDHVIREVALFADRTDVAEEVTRLTAHLEQFAELVRKGDEAGRKLEFVLQEMGREVNTLGSKAGDVTVSRHVFEIKAALEKVRELVQNVE, from the coding sequence GTGTTGCTGAGCATGACGGGGTACGGGGAGGCCCGGGGCGCGACCGCCGCGGCCGCCGTCGCCGTCGAGGTCCGGGCGGTCAACAACCGGCACCTGAAGGTGACCGTTCGCGGGTCCGACCCGTACCCGCTGTTCGAGGCCGAGGTCGAGAAGGTCGTCCGCCGGCACGTCCGCCGCGGCACCCTGCTGGTTCACGTGCACGCCAACCGGCGGGCGAAGCCGACCGACGCCGCCCTGAACACCGACCTGCTCACCGCCTACCTGAAACAAGCTCGCACCGCCTGCGACGCCGCCAAATTGCCGGAACTGTACGCGGCACAAGTCTTCGCCGCGGCGCTGACGCTCCCCGGCGTCGCCCCCGAGCCGACCCGCCACGGCGGCCTGCCCGACGACGAGTGGCCGGCCGTGGAGACCGCGCTCGGCGAGGCGTTGACGAAGCTCGACGCCATGCGCCGCGAAGAGGGGAAGGCGATGGCAGCCGAGTTGCTGTCGCTGCACGGGCACGTGTGCGAGGAACTTGGTCGGGTGCGGAGCCACCTGCCGGCGGTCACGGCCGAGTACCGGCAGCGCATCCTGGAGCGGGTCCGGCAGGGCGTCGCGGACGCCGGCGTGGCGGTGTCGCAGGACCACGTCATCCGCGAGGTGGCGCTGTTCGCCGACCGCACCGACGTGGCCGAGGAGGTGACGCGGCTGACCGCTCACCTCGAGCAGTTCGCGGAACTGGTCCGTAAGGGGGACGAGGCGGGGCGGAAGCTGGAATTCGTGCTACAGGAGATGGGCCGGGAGGTGAACACCCTCGGCTCGAAGGCCGGCGACGTGACCGTGTCGCGCCACGTGTTCGAGATCAAGGCGGCGCTGGAGAAGGTCCGCGAGTTGGTGCAGAACGTTGAGTGA
- the aroF gene encoding 3-deoxy-7-phosphoheptulonate synthase produces MILVIRPDASLEQIEHVIERVKELGFTPHVSRGETRTIVGVIGDERKPQTENFSAIPGVEQVLSIMKPFKLASREFHKEDSAVYVGKVKVGGGSLAMIAGPCAVESYEVMDTVAKYVKAGGANILRGGAFKPRTSPYSFQGMGEDGLKILRDVGDKYDMPVVTEVMDPRQVDLVCRYADMLQLGARNMQNFDLLKEVGRAKKPVLMKRGMSATVKDMLMSAEYILAEGNKDVVLCERGVRSFEDSTRNMLDMSAVPNVKGQSHLPIIVDPSHATGRPDLIPSMCRASVAAGADGVHVEVHNCPEKAMSDGPQALLPHQFLDLMGDLRRLAAALDREFWAPEQN; encoded by the coding sequence ATGATCCTCGTGATTCGGCCCGACGCCAGCCTGGAACAGATCGAGCACGTCATCGAGCGGGTGAAGGAACTCGGCTTCACGCCCCACGTCTCTCGCGGCGAGACGCGGACGATCGTCGGCGTGATCGGCGACGAGCGGAAGCCGCAGACGGAGAACTTCTCCGCCATTCCGGGCGTCGAGCAGGTCCTGTCGATCATGAAGCCGTTCAAGCTGGCGTCGCGTGAGTTCCACAAGGAAGACTCGGCGGTGTACGTCGGCAAGGTGAAGGTCGGCGGCGGCAGCCTGGCCATGATCGCCGGGCCGTGCGCGGTCGAGAGCTACGAGGTGATGGACACCGTCGCCAAGTACGTGAAGGCCGGCGGGGCGAACATCCTACGCGGCGGCGCGTTCAAGCCGCGGACGAGCCCGTACAGCTTCCAGGGGATGGGCGAGGACGGGCTGAAAATCCTGCGGGACGTGGGCGACAAGTACGACATGCCCGTCGTCACCGAGGTGATGGACCCGCGGCAGGTGGACCTGGTGTGCCGGTACGCCGACATGCTCCAGTTGGGCGCCCGCAACATGCAGAACTTCGACCTGCTGAAGGAGGTCGGCCGGGCGAAGAAGCCGGTGCTGATGAAGCGCGGCATGAGCGCCACGGTGAAGGACATGCTGATGAGCGCGGAGTACATCCTCGCCGAGGGGAACAAGGACGTGGTGCTGTGCGAGCGCGGCGTGCGGAGCTTCGAGGACAGCACGCGGAACATGCTCGACATGAGCGCCGTGCCGAACGTGAAGGGGCAGAGCCACCTGCCGATCATCGTGGACCCGAGCCACGCGACGGGCCGGCCCGACCTGATCCCGAGCATGTGCCGGGCGTCGGTCGCGGCGGGTGCCGACGGGGTGCACGTCGAGGTTCACAACTGTCCCGAGAAGGCGATGTCGGACGGCCCGCAGGCGCTGCTGCCGCATCAGTTCCTCGACCTGATGGGCGACCTGCGGCGGCTGGCTGCGGCGCTGGACCGCGAGTTCTGGGCGCCGGAACAGAACTGA
- the gmk gene encoding guanylate kinase — protein MTTPTGRTAPLIVLSGPSGVGKTTLVDGLIGRNVLPLRRAITATTRKRRPGELDGVSYHYWTHDQFREAIARGEMLEWAEVHGVDFYGTPRAEVDPYRAAGVGVILVIDVQGAGQVRLLYPGDHLSLFVMPPAFDVLRHRLDGRGEPEASIHRRLETARGELARADEFDKRLENADLTAATDALERLIRDEFTRRGF, from the coding sequence ATGACGACCCCGACCGGCCGCACCGCCCCGCTAATCGTCTTGTCGGGCCCGAGCGGGGTCGGCAAGACGACGCTCGTGGACGGGCTCATCGGCCGTAACGTGCTGCCACTGCGCCGGGCGATCACGGCTACGACCAGGAAGCGGCGGCCGGGCGAACTGGACGGCGTCTCGTATCATTATTGGACGCACGACCAGTTCCGCGAGGCGATCGCCCGCGGTGAAATGCTCGAATGGGCTGAGGTCCACGGCGTCGACTTCTACGGCACCCCACGGGCGGAGGTCGATCCGTACCGTGCCGCCGGCGTGGGTGTCATCCTGGTCATCGACGTGCAGGGCGCCGGGCAGGTCCGGCTACTGTACCCTGGCGACCACCTTTCGCTGTTCGTGATGCCGCCGGCCTTCGACGTGCTCCGCCACCGGCTCGACGGCCGCGGCGAGCCGGAGGCGTCGATCCACCGCCGGCTCGAAACCGCCCGAGGCGAGTTGGCCCGCGCCGACGAGTTCGACAAGCGGTTGGAGAACGCCGACCTGACGGCCGCGACCGACGCCCTGGAACGACTGATCCGCGACGAATTCACCCGCAGGGGGTTTTAG
- the secG gene encoding preprotein translocase subunit SecG yields MSLLAVWWVSHVLNVLVVGIGLFLMLIVLIQRGKGGGLAGAFGGAGGSSAFGSRAADAFVKITLYLAAVWVLVIMIHVKVVKYEISEDANVNQIEVPAEKAAPAQQGGGGNQLPPVQ; encoded by the coding sequence GTGTCCTTGCTCGCCGTCTGGTGGGTGTCCCACGTTCTGAACGTGCTCGTGGTCGGCATCGGCCTGTTCCTGATGCTGATCGTCCTCATCCAGCGCGGCAAGGGCGGCGGGCTCGCGGGCGCGTTCGGCGGCGCCGGCGGGTCGAGCGCCTTCGGCTCGCGTGCCGCCGACGCCTTCGTAAAGATCACCCTGTACCTCGCCGCCGTGTGGGTGCTCGTCATCATGATCCACGTCAAGGTCGTGAAGTACGAGATCTCCGAGGACGCGAACGTGAACCAGATCGAGGTTCCGGCCGAGAAGGCCGCCCCGGCCCAGCAGGGCGGTGGGGGCAACCAGCTCCCGCCCGTACAGTAG
- the pheA gene encoding prephenate dehydratase, whose protein sequence is MARKTDDGADKTSADLKGLRVQIDKFDLQILDLLNKRSAVAARIGKVKADQGGEVFSAAREEEVMNNILAANKGPLEEVTLRAIFRELISGSRAIQKVQKIAFLGPEYSYSHLAALERFGEAMTYLRTGTIAAVFEEVQRKHADYGVVPLENSTDGRITDTLDMFIRMPQVKICAEVRLRVRHHLLANCEQTEIRRVYSKAQALSQCRNWLSKNLPHASLHEVSSTAHAASLVQSEPHVAAVAGRQAAVRYGIRILYNNIEDSPFNETRFAVIGLSDSAKTGADKTALMFQTTNSPGSLADALQVFKQNKINLTWVESFPYREAKGEYVFFLEMEGHRDDPKVKKALAGLEAVCDEVSPLGSFPAAKASEE, encoded by the coding sequence ATGGCGCGCAAGACCGACGACGGAGCCGACAAGACCTCCGCCGACCTCAAGGGGCTGCGCGTCCAGATCGACAAGTTCGACCTGCAGATCCTTGACCTGTTGAACAAGCGGTCGGCGGTCGCGGCCCGCATCGGCAAGGTGAAGGCCGACCAGGGCGGCGAGGTGTTCTCGGCCGCCCGCGAAGAAGAGGTGATGAACAACATCCTCGCCGCCAACAAGGGGCCGCTCGAGGAAGTCACGCTGCGGGCGATCTTCCGCGAACTCATCAGCGGGTCGCGGGCCATTCAGAAGGTGCAGAAGATCGCATTCCTCGGCCCGGAATACAGTTACAGCCACCTCGCGGCGCTGGAGCGGTTCGGCGAAGCGATGACGTACCTCCGGACCGGCACCATCGCGGCCGTCTTCGAGGAGGTGCAGCGGAAGCACGCCGACTACGGGGTCGTGCCGCTTGAGAACAGCACCGACGGCCGCATCACCGACACGCTGGACATGTTCATCCGCATGCCTCAGGTGAAGATTTGCGCCGAGGTGCGGTTGCGCGTCCGGCACCACCTGCTGGCGAACTGCGAGCAGACGGAAATCCGCCGCGTTTACAGCAAGGCCCAGGCGCTGAGCCAGTGTCGGAACTGGCTGTCGAAGAACCTGCCGCACGCCAGCCTGCACGAGGTGTCGAGCACGGCGCACGCGGCGTCGCTGGTGCAGAGCGAGCCGCACGTCGCGGCCGTGGCCGGCCGGCAGGCGGCGGTGCGGTACGGCATCCGCATCCTGTACAACAACATCGAGGACAGCCCGTTCAACGAGACGCGGTTCGCCGTCATCGGCCTGTCGGACAGCGCCAAGACCGGCGCCGACAAGACGGCGTTGATGTTTCAGACGACCAACAGCCCGGGCTCGCTGGCGGACGCACTCCAGGTCTTCAAGCAGAACAAGATCAACCTGACGTGGGTGGAGTCGTTCCCGTACCGCGAGGCGAAGGGCGAGTACGTGTTCTTCCTGGAGATGGAAGGCCACCGCGACGACCCGAAGGTGAAGAAGGCGCTCGCCGGCCTGGAAGCCGTGTGCGACGAGGTCTCGCCGCTGGGGTCGTTCCCGGCCGCGAAAGCGTCCGAGGAGTAG
- the tpiA gene encoding triose-phosphate isomerase: MPRRKLIAGNWKMNTTRAEAVTLAKAVAAGVGASPACDVAVIPPFPWLVPVADALAGTAVALGAQDVYSETKGAFTGEVSPGMLLEVGCKYTLVGHSERRHVIGETDAATNQKVHAALEAGLHVILCIGETLAERERNLQERVFQRQVYAACAGLTDEQFARLIFAYEPVWAIGTGKVATPELAQEAHKNIRARMGMLYGDNIAAALPILYGGSLTGESAPGLFAQPDIDGGLVGGASLKADAFLKIVAAAG; this comes from the coding sequence ATGCCCCGTCGCAAGCTGATTGCTGGCAACTGGAAGATGAACACCACCCGCGCCGAGGCCGTCACGCTGGCGAAGGCCGTCGCCGCCGGCGTAGGTGCGTCCCCGGCGTGCGACGTGGCCGTCATCCCGCCGTTTCCGTGGCTCGTGCCCGTCGCCGACGCCCTCGCCGGGACGGCGGTGGCGCTCGGGGCGCAGGACGTGTACTCGGAGACGAAGGGGGCGTTCACCGGCGAGGTCAGCCCGGGGATGCTCCTAGAGGTCGGCTGCAAATACACCCTCGTCGGGCACAGCGAGCGGCGGCATGTCATCGGCGAGACCGACGCCGCGACCAACCAAAAGGTTCATGCCGCGCTCGAGGCCGGACTACACGTCATCCTGTGCATCGGCGAGACGCTCGCGGAGCGCGAGCGGAACCTACAGGAGCGCGTCTTCCAGCGCCAGGTGTACGCCGCGTGCGCCGGCCTCACGGACGAGCAGTTCGCCCGACTGATCTTCGCCTACGAGCCGGTATGGGCGATCGGTACGGGGAAGGTCGCCACGCCGGAACTGGCGCAGGAGGCGCACAAGAACATTCGCGCCCGAATGGGGATGCTCTACGGCGATAATATCGCCGCTGCCCTTCCTATCCTCTACGGCGGGTCGCTCACAGGCGAGTCGGCGCCGGGGCTGTTCGCGCAGCCGGACATCGACGGCGGACTGGTCGGCGGAGCCAGCCTCAAGGCCGACGCCTTCCTCAAGATCGTCGCCGCCGCGGGCTGA
- a CDS encoding ATP-dependent Clp protease adaptor ClpS, with the protein MSSGPAVLPELDEQTETRTRHQPPYHVILLDDDDHTFEYVAIMLLDLFAHPLETGFKLAEEVHKTGRAIVCTTSLERAELKQEQIHAYGPDPRSQHSSGSMTAVLEPAE; encoded by the coding sequence ATGAGCAGCGGACCGGCGGTGCTGCCGGAACTCGACGAGCAGACCGAGACACGAACGCGGCACCAGCCGCCGTACCACGTGATCCTGCTGGACGACGACGACCACACCTTCGAGTACGTGGCCATCATGCTGCTGGACCTGTTCGCGCACCCGCTCGAAACCGGGTTCAAGCTCGCCGAGGAGGTTCACAAGACGGGCCGGGCGATCGTGTGCACGACGAGCCTGGAACGGGCGGAACTGAAGCAGGAGCAGATTCACGCGTACGGCCCCGACCCGCGGAGCCAGCACAGCAGCGGGTCAATGACCGCGGTGCTGGAGCCGGCGGAATAG
- a CDS encoding SpoIIE family protein phosphatase: MPALVLLKSPTGGTPGDRIPLDGDLIVLGRDAETCQIVLPHHAISRRHAQISRANGHYYVEDLKSRNETVLNGRKVTARTQLRAEDRLKLCDFLFKYEDERARSADKPPLPEHFTRDADDEPDSSGATTIEATGSRINAQHFLDTQPNDRLRALLDISTSLSRTLDLDPLLNQVAETMLKEFKQADRCFIILLDDAGRMVPRAVRVRRGDPEEARFSRTIIRKAVDTQHSYLSEDASADASLPANASIAEFKIRSVMCVPLVTAEGKSLGAIQLDTQDRSKKFREDDLNLLTIVANLAGVAVEKAKLHENALNAEKAKKEMELARAVQLGFLPQSMPTVDGYEFFAHYSPAQTIGGDYYDAVVLPNGRLAVVLGDVAGKGVPAALLVAKLSSEVRFCLLSEPDPVKAVGMLNDQMISGGLGDRFVTLAVMLIDTVAHQMTVVNAGHMNPRMFRVGPHDLDDAISTDQTGTPLGVMPGYEYESVTLRLEVGDVVAVFTDGVTDAMSPSGALYGPEGVDECLLPPNDAIAAANWRPRRVGDQLVTAVKRHAAGRAQNDDIAVIVFGRVDPAHGPVTNTTRTDPKAPALRPS, encoded by the coding sequence ATGCCCGCGCTCGTCCTCCTGAAGTCGCCGACCGGCGGCACCCCGGGCGACCGAATCCCGCTCGACGGCGACCTCATCGTCCTCGGCCGCGACGCCGAGACGTGCCAGATCGTGCTGCCGCACCACGCGATCAGCCGCCGCCACGCCCAGATCAGCCGCGCCAACGGCCACTACTACGTCGAAGACCTCAAGAGCCGCAACGAGACCGTCCTCAACGGCCGCAAGGTTACCGCCCGCACGCAGCTCCGCGCCGAAGACCGGCTGAAGCTGTGCGACTTCCTGTTCAAGTACGAGGACGAGCGCGCGAGGTCGGCCGACAAGCCGCCGCTGCCCGAACACTTCACCCGCGACGCCGACGACGAGCCCGACTCCAGCGGCGCCACCACCATCGAGGCCACCGGCAGCCGGATCAACGCCCAGCACTTCCTCGACACCCAGCCGAACGACCGGCTGCGGGCGCTGCTCGACATCAGCACCAGCCTGTCGCGGACGCTCGACCTGGACCCGCTGCTGAACCAGGTCGCGGAGACGATGCTGAAGGAGTTCAAGCAGGCCGACCGGTGCTTCATCATCCTGCTGGACGACGCCGGCCGCATGGTGCCGCGGGCCGTCCGCGTCCGCCGCGGCGACCCCGAGGAGGCCCGGTTCAGCCGCACCATCATCCGCAAGGCGGTGGACACGCAGCACTCGTACCTGAGCGAGGACGCCAGCGCCGACGCCTCGCTCCCGGCCAACGCGTCGATCGCCGAGTTCAAGATCCGCAGCGTCATGTGCGTGCCGCTGGTCACCGCCGAGGGGAAGTCGCTCGGCGCCATCCAGCTCGACACCCAGGACCGCTCCAAGAAGTTCCGCGAGGACGACCTGAACCTCCTCACCATCGTCGCCAACCTGGCCGGCGTGGCGGTCGAGAAGGCGAAGCTGCACGAGAACGCGCTGAACGCGGAGAAGGCCAAGAAGGAGATGGAACTGGCCCGCGCCGTGCAGCTCGGGTTCCTGCCGCAGTCGATGCCGACCGTGGACGGGTACGAGTTCTTCGCCCACTACTCGCCCGCGCAGACGATCGGCGGCGACTACTACGACGCCGTCGTGCTCCCGAACGGGCGGCTCGCGGTGGTCCTCGGCGACGTGGCGGGGAAGGGCGTGCCCGCGGCGCTGCTCGTCGCCAAGCTCAGCTCCGAGGTGCGGTTCTGCCTGCTCAGCGAGCCCGACCCGGTGAAGGCGGTCGGGATGCTGAACGACCAAATGATCAGCGGCGGGCTCGGCGATCGGTTCGTCACCCTGGCCGTGATGCTCATCGACACGGTCGCCCACCAGATGACGGTCGTGAACGCCGGGCACATGAACCCTCGCATGTTTCGCGTCGGCCCGCACGACCTGGACGACGCCATCAGCACCGACCAGACCGGCACGCCGCTGGGGGTGATGCCGGGGTACGAGTACGAGTCGGTCACGCTGCGGTTGGAAGTCGGCGACGTGGTTGCCGTGTTCACCGACGGCGTGACCGACGCGATGAGCCCGTCCGGGGCGCTGTACGGCCCCGAGGGCGTGGACGAGTGCCTGCTGCCGCCGAACGACGCCATCGCGGCGGCGAACTGGCGGCCGCGGCGCGTCGGCGACCAGCTCGTGACGGCGGTGAAGCGGCACGCCGCCGGCCGGGCTCAGAACGACGACATCGCGGTGATCGTGTTCGGCCGGGTGGACCCGGCCCACGGGCCGGTTACGAACACGACGCGGACCGACCCGAAGGCGCCGGCCCTGCGCCCGAGCTGA
- a CDS encoding DNA-directed RNA polymerase subunit omega, which yields MLDDLKEEAIVNKVGGRFKLSTLIQKRMVALNTGAKPLVDARGVSDKMAIVIQEILQDKIFLDAAGNVQVGNATMMANIPGAYPGMPGAVAPTAGSASQATDE from the coding sequence ATGCTCGACGACCTGAAGGAAGAGGCGATTGTGAACAAGGTGGGGGGGCGGTTCAAACTGTCCACCCTGATCCAGAAGCGGATGGTGGCGCTGAACACCGGTGCCAAGCCGCTCGTGGACGCCCGCGGCGTGTCCGACAAGATGGCGATCGTGATCCAGGAGATCCTTCAGGACAAGATCTTCCTGGACGCCGCCGGGAACGTGCAGGTCGGCAACGCGACGATGATGGCGAACATCCCCGGTGCCTACCCCGGCATGCCGGGCGCCGTCGCGCCGACGGCCGGCTCGGCGTCGCAGGCGACGGATGAATAA
- a CDS encoding biotin--[acetyl-CoA-carboxylase] ligase: MTPPAEWTFATERVGRRVLVFDELDSTNSFAAALPAGTDDGLVIVARNQTAGRGRFGRPWRSRPGAALLMSVVLTPPADLRRPVILTAWAAVAVAAAVRELAGVEARIKWPNDLLVQGKKVCGILIEQAARVVCGVGLNLAQSADEFAALGLPDATSLGLVTGSPVELRDAAGAVVRNLDAAWRRLLAGDRAAVEAAWAGGVGFVGRDVELERADGSRPTGRLRALSFDGLELERGDGTVERVPPEAVEHIRDVSASFLALPARRG, from the coding sequence GTGACGCCCCCCGCCGAATGGACGTTCGCCACCGAGCGGGTCGGCCGCCGCGTCCTCGTCTTCGACGAACTCGACAGCACGAACTCGTTCGCCGCCGCGCTGCCGGCCGGGACGGACGATGGCCTCGTGATCGTGGCGCGGAACCAGACCGCGGGCCGCGGTCGCTTCGGCCGGCCGTGGCGGAGCCGGCCCGGGGCGGCCCTGCTGATGTCGGTCGTGCTGACCCCGCCGGCCGACCTCCGGCGCCCGGTGATTCTCACCGCGTGGGCGGCGGTCGCGGTCGCCGCCGCGGTGCGCGAGTTGGCCGGCGTCGAGGCCCGGATCAAGTGGCCGAACGACCTGCTGGTTCAGGGCAAGAAGGTGTGCGGCATCCTGATCGAGCAGGCGGCGCGGGTCGTGTGCGGGGTCGGGCTGAACCTCGCGCAGTCGGCCGACGAGTTCGCCGCGCTGGGCCTCCCGGACGCGACCTCGCTCGGGCTGGTGACCGGCTCGCCGGTCGAGCTGCGCGACGCGGCCGGGGCCGTGGTACGGAACCTGGACGCGGCGTGGCGGCGGCTGCTGGCCGGCGACCGGGCCGCGGTCGAGGCGGCGTGGGCGGGCGGCGTCGGCTTCGTCGGCCGCGACGTGGAGCTGGAACGAGCCGACGGGTCGCGCCCGACCGGCCGCCTCCGCGCGCTGTCGTTCGACGGGCTGGAACTCGAGCGCGGCGACGGCACGGTGGAACGCGTCCCGCCGGAGGCGGTCGAACACATCCGCGACGTGTCGGCCAGCTTCCTTGCCTTACCCGCCCGGCGGGGGTAA
- the dnaK gene encoding molecular chaperone DnaK: MAEEKIIGIDLGTTNSVVAVMEGGAAKVIPNQEGNAITPSVVAFTDKGDRIVGDPAKRQAVTNPRRTIYSIKRFMGRRHDEVESEEKLVPYKIVGGKSDLVKVDIDGKSFTPPEISAMVLRKLKESAEAYLGQTVRKAVITVPAYFNDAQRQATIDAAAIAGFDTEYEIRGKDGKVVKQRMRIINEPTAAAVAYALDKKKDQKIAVFDLGGGTFDISVLDVGDDGVFQVLSTNGDTHLGGDDFDQVLMDFIADTFQKENGIDLRKDAMAMQRLKEAAERAKKDLSQQTQTDINLPFITADASGPKHLMLTVTRTQFEKMVDHLFERCKKPVLTALSDARLKPNQIDEVVMVGGMTRMPRVQQLVKDIFGKEGHRGVNPDEVVAIGAAIQGAQLLLGAAADIQLLDVTPLSLGLETLGGVLTVMIPKNTTIPTKKTEVFTTAADSQPSVEVQVFQGERPMARDNKQIGTFHLDGIPPAPRGTPKVEVSFDLDANGVLSVSAKDLGTGKSQQIRIEGSSGLSKDEVEKMKRDAELHADEDKRKRELADAKNEAEGKIHAIEKAIAEAGDKVSEGDKAPVTRAVEKVRDAIKGGDVAAVKAATAELDQVSAAMAQHLQAAAAGSPPPGATTPGSAGKPGDDVMDAEYEVKK, from the coding sequence ATGGCGGAAGAAAAGATCATCGGCATCGACCTCGGCACCACCAACTCGGTGGTCGCCGTGATGGAAGGCGGCGCGGCCAAGGTCATTCCCAACCAGGAAGGCAACGCGATCACCCCGAGCGTGGTCGCGTTCACCGACAAGGGCGACCGCATCGTCGGCGACCCGGCGAAGCGTCAGGCGGTCACCAACCCGCGGCGGACCATCTACAGCATCAAGCGGTTCATGGGCCGCCGGCACGACGAGGTGGAGAGCGAGGAGAAGCTCGTCCCGTACAAGATCGTCGGCGGCAAGAGCGACCTGGTGAAGGTGGACATCGACGGCAAGTCGTTCACCCCGCCCGAGATCAGCGCGATGGTGCTGCGCAAGCTCAAGGAGAGCGCCGAGGCCTACCTCGGGCAGACCGTCCGCAAGGCGGTCATCACCGTGCCGGCGTACTTCAACGACGCCCAGCGGCAGGCCACGATCGACGCCGCCGCCATCGCCGGGTTCGACACCGAGTACGAGATCCGCGGCAAGGACGGCAAGGTCGTCAAGCAGCGGATGCGCATCATCAACGAGCCGACGGCCGCGGCCGTGGCCTACGCGCTGGACAAGAAGAAGGACCAGAAGATCGCCGTGTTCGACCTCGGCGGCGGCACCTTCGACATCTCGGTGCTGGACGTCGGCGACGACGGCGTGTTCCAGGTGCTCAGCACCAACGGCGACACGCACCTCGGCGGCGACGACTTCGACCAGGTGCTGATGGACTTCATCGCCGACACGTTCCAGAAGGAGAACGGCATCGACCTGCGGAAGGACGCGATGGCGATGCAGCGGCTCAAGGAGGCCGCCGAGCGGGCCAAGAAGGACCTGAGCCAGCAGACGCAGACGGACATCAACCTGCCGTTCATCACCGCCGACGCCAGCGGCCCGAAGCACCTGATGCTGACGGTCACCCGGACGCAGTTCGAGAAGATGGTGGACCACCTGTTCGAGCGCTGCAAGAAGCCGGTGCTGACGGCCCTCAGCGACGCGCGGCTGAAGCCGAACCAGATCGACGAGGTCGTGATGGTCGGCGGCATGACCCGGATGCCGCGGGTGCAGCAGCTGGTGAAGGACATCTTCGGCAAGGAGGGGCACCGCGGCGTGAACCCGGACGAGGTGGTGGCGATCGGCGCCGCCATCCAGGGGGCGCAGCTGCTCCTCGGGGCCGCGGCCGACATCCAGCTGCTCGACGTGACGCCGCTGTCGCTGGGCCTCGAAACGCTCGGCGGCGTGCTGACGGTGATGATCCCGAAGAACACCACCATCCCGACGAAGAAGACGGAGGTGTTCACGACCGCCGCGGACAGCCAGCCGTCGGTCGAGGTGCAGGTGTTCCAGGGCGAGCGGCCGATGGCCCGGGACAACAAGCAGATCGGCACGTTCCACCTGGACGGCATCCCGCCGGCCCCGCGCGGGACGCCGAAGGTCGAGGTGAGCTTCGACCTGGACGCCAACGGCGTGCTGAGCGTGTCCGCGAAGGACCTGGGCACGGGCAAGTCGCAGCAGATTCGCATCGAGGGCTCGTCCGGCCTGAGCAAGGACGAGGTCGAGAAGATGAAGCGCGACGCCGAGCTGCACGCCGACGAGGACAAGCGGAAGCGCGAGCTGGCCGACGCGAAGAACGAGGCCGAGGGGAAGATTCACGCCATCGAGAAGGCGATCGCCGAGGCCGGCGACAAGGTCAGCGAGGGCGACAAGGCGCCGGTGACGCGGGCGGTCGAGAAGGTCCGCGACGCCATCAAGGGCGGCGACGTGGCGGCGGTGAAGGCGGCGACGGCGGAGCTGGATCAGGTGTCGGCGGCGATGGCGCAGCACCTGCAGGCGGCCGCGGCCGGGTCGCCCCCGCCGGGGGCGACGACGCCAGGCAGCGCCGGCAAGCCCGGCGACGACGTGATGGACGCGGAGTACGAGGTGAAGAAGTAA